GAGGAGGACCCAGAAGATCCTGCTAGTGAAGCATTCCGTTCTCTTTACACGGCCATTGATTTCTCTGTCGGAGAACAGAAGGTCATCATGGTTACCGGTATGATTCCTGGCGTTGGTAAGTCTTTCGTTTCCAAGAATCTTGCTGCGCTTTATGCGGGCTCCGGCAAGAAGACCTTGTTGATCGATGCCGACATGCGTCGCGGTGTGGTTTACAGTAAGCATAAGCTTGGCCTTGGTGATATCCTTTCCGGCAGATGCTCTCTGGAAGATGCCGTGGCAGATTCTATTACGAAGAATTTGTATGTAATTGGCGCTGGTGCAACCGACGTGTCTCCCAGTGAATTGCTGCGTGGAACCAAGTTCAAGGAAATCCTTGATTATGCATCCAAGAGCTACGATACGATTATTGTGGATACTCCGCCCCTGAATCTGGTGACGGATTCCGAACTGATCTTCCCCGTGGTGGACTTTGCTCTGTTCGTGCTCCATTACGGTCGTCATTCCATGGATCAGATCAAGGAAACTATGATCAAGATCGAACGTTGTGGCAACAAGCCGCATGCTTTAGTGTTGAACCACTGCGAATCCGATGGACATGGCTATGGCGGATATGGTGGTTACGGTGGCTATGGTCACTACGGTAGCTACAAGAAGAAAAAGAAGTAGCTTTTGAATTTAAGAGAGCGGTTGTTTGACCGCTCTTTTTTTATCTTTACACCATAAACGAGGTTTTTGGATGAAAGTATTGGTAACTGGTGCTGCAGGATTCATTGGATCGAAGATTTCCCAGATGCTTGCTAGTCGTGGCGATGAGGTTGTTGGTCTTGACAACATCAACGATTACTACGATCAGCGTTTGAAGTACGGCCGTCTTCGTGAGAACGGTTTTGAGCAACCCAACGATGACTTTGAATTTGGTAAGATGCTTACCAGTTCCAAGTGGTCCAATTGCCGATTCATCCGCATGGACATTTCCGACAAGGAATCCCTGGATGCGCTGTTCGCTGCGGAAAAGTTTGACAAGGTGATGAACCTTGCAGCCCAGGCTGGCGTTCGCTATTCCATTACTAATCCTTACGCCTACATGCAGAGCAACATGGTGGGTTTCTTGAATGTTCTTGAAGCTTGCCGTAATACAAAGGTACCATACCTGGTGTTTGCTTCCAGTAGTTCCGTTTATGGTCTTAACAGCAAGGTGCCGTATTCCGAAGACGACAAGGTGGATTCTCCGGTTAGTCTTTATGCGGCAAGCAAGAAGAGCAACGAACTGATGGCCCATTCCTACGCTAAGTTGTATGGAATCAAGGTCACTGGCCTGCGTTATTTTACCGTTTATGGACCATGGGGCCGCCCCGATATGTCTCCCATGCTTTTTGCAAAGGCCATCAGCAAGGGCGAGGCTATCAAGGTTTTCAACAACGGCGACATGATCCGCGACTTCACCTATATCGACGATATTGCCGAAGGTTCCATTCATGTATTGGACCGCGAACCGGATGCTGCCAAGTGTGAAAACGGCGTGCCTTACCGCATCTTTAACATCGGTTGCAGCAATCCTGTAAAGCTGATGGATTTCATTAGTGAAATCGAGAATGCCTACGGTGAACCTGCCAAGAAGGATTTCCTCCCGATGCAGCCTGGCGACGTTTACCAGACCAATGCCGATACCACCAAGCTGGAACAGCAGTGCGATTACAAGCCCCACTGGAGCCTCCACGACGGCATCGCCAAGTTCATGGAATGGTACAAGAGCGACGCAAACCCGTTGAAGTGA
This sequence is a window from Fibrobacter sp.. Protein-coding genes within it:
- a CDS encoding NAD-dependent epimerase/dehydratase family protein, with the translated sequence MKVLVTGAAGFIGSKISQMLASRGDEVVGLDNINDYYDQRLKYGRLRENGFEQPNDDFEFGKMLTSSKWSNCRFIRMDISDKESLDALFAAEKFDKVMNLAAQAGVRYSITNPYAYMQSNMVGFLNVLEACRNTKVPYLVFASSSSVYGLNSKVPYSEDDKVDSPVSLYAASKKSNELMAHSYAKLYGIKVTGLRYFTVYGPWGRPDMSPMLFAKAISKGEAIKVFNNGDMIRDFTYIDDIAEGSIHVLDREPDAAKCENGVPYRIFNIGCSNPVKLMDFISEIENAYGEPAKKDFLPMQPGDVYQTNADTTKLEQQCDYKPHWSLHDGIAKFMEWYKSDANPLK